One stretch of Salvelinus sp. IW2-2015 unplaced genomic scaffold, ASM291031v2 Un_scaffold4402, whole genome shotgun sequence DNA includes these proteins:
- the LOC112077243 gene encoding LOW QUALITY PROTEIN: MHC class II regulatory factor RFX1-like (The sequence of the model RefSeq protein was modified relative to this genomic sequence to represent the inferred CDS: inserted 1 base in 1 codon), translating into MSSKEALSLKVGLKYIHSCSVHRIKPVLKVEGMSNGMSLGRGQQQGQGSVTSQLRRVAALPEFPELDLQXRPLPDGIIPEHITAFQQLYREHCEAILDVMVNLQFTLVETLWKTFWRFSESIDADTLGVHGESEERLPKWYLVVLCKYQPVVHWTRDCDNTLYQALVEILIPDVLRPIPSALTQAIRNFAKSLEIWLTSAMMNIPEEMVRIKVVCAGAFAQTLRRYTSLNHLAQAARAVLQNTAQINQMLSDLNRVDFTNVQEQASWVCGCEDGVIQRLEQDFKQTLQQHNSLEQWAAWLDGVVSQVLKPYQHSPAAFPKAAKLFLLRWSFYSSMVIRDLTLRSAASFGSFHLIRLLYDEYMYYLVEHRVAQAKGETPIAVMGEFASVGRSLNGQDPDKDEEEDEEESXEEGVEMTVPSNSAGLGEGEESLEPPVKLARTDPRGLFNTTHTE; encoded by the exons atgtcaagcaaagaggcactgagtttgaaggtaggcttgaaatacatccacag CTGTTCTGTCCATAGGATAAAGCCGGTTCTGAAGGTGGAGGGCATGTCCAATGGGATGTCCCTGGGGCGGGGGCAGCAGCAGGGGCAGGGCTCAGTGACATCTCAGCTCAG aCGCGTCGCGGCGCTGCCTGAGTTCCCAGAGTTGGATCTGC ACAGACCTCTTCCTGACGGGATCATTCCAGAACACATCACAGCCTTCCAACAGCTCTACAGGGAACACTGTGAG GCCATTCTGGATGTGATGGTGAACCTGCAGTTCACTCTGGTGGAGACGCTGTGGAAAACCTTCTGGAGGTTCAGCGAGAGCATCGACGCAGACACACTCGGCGT tcATGGTGAGTCAGAGGAGCGTCTACCTAAGTGGTACCTGGTGGTGCTGTGTAAGTACCAGCCAGTTGTTCACTGGACCAGAGACTGTGACAACACACTGTACCAGGCCCTGGTGGAGATCCTCATCCCTGACGTATTACGACCCATCCCCA gtgcCTTAACTCAAGCCATCCGTAACTTTGCCAAGAGTCTAGAGATCTGGCTGACAAGCGCCATGATGAACATACCAGAGGAGATGGTCCGCATCAAG gtGGTGTGTGCGGGAGCATTTGCCCAGACGCTGCGTCGCTACACCAGTCTAAACCACCTGGCCCAGGCAGCCAGGGCCGTCCTCCAGAACACAGCCCAGATCAATCAGATGCTGAGTGACCTCAACAGAGTTGACTTCACCAACGTGC AGGAGCAGGCGtcgtgggtgtgtggttgtgaggaTGGTGTGATCCAGAGGTTGGAGCAGGACTTCAAGCAGACGTTACAACAACATAATTCTCTGGAGCAGTGGGCTGCCTGGCTGGACGGCGTGGTCTCCCAGGTCCTAAAGCCTTACCAACACAGCCCTGCAGCCTTCCCTAAGGCTGCCAAGCTCTTCCTGCTGCGATGGAGCTTctacag cTCCATGGTGATCCGGGACCTGACTCTGCGTAGTGCTGCCAGCTTTGGATCCTTCCACCTGATCAGACTGCTGTATGATGAGTACATGTACTACCTGGTAGAACACAGAGTGGCCCAGGCTAAAGGAGAGACGCCCATCGCTGTCATgggagag tttgcCAGTGTGGGCAGGAGTCTGAACGGTCAGGACCCTGATAAAG atgaggaagaggatgaggaggagagtgaMGAAGAGGGGGTAGAGATGACCGTGCCGTCTAACTCCGCTGGtctgggagagggggaggagtcacTGGAGCCGCCCGTCAAGCTAGCCAGGACTGACCCCCGGGGACTGttcaataccacacacacagagtga